The following are from one region of the Rattus rattus isolate New Zealand chromosome 13, Rrattus_CSIRO_v1, whole genome shotgun sequence genome:
- the Npy4r2 gene encoding neuropeptide Y receptor type 4-2 — translation MNTSHLMASLSPAFLQGKNGTNPLDSLYNLSDGCQDSADLLAFIITTYSVETILGVLGNLCLIFVTTRQKEKSNVTNLLIANLAFSDFLMCLICQPLTVTYTIMDYWIFGEVLCKMLTFIQCMSVTVSILSLVLVALERHQLIINPTGWKPSISQAYLGIVVIWVISCFLSLPFLANSILNDLLHYNHSKVVEFLEDKVVCFVSWSSDHHRLIYTTFLLLFQYCVPLAFILVCYVRIYQRLERQRRAFHTHACSSRVGQMRRINGMLMAMVTAFAVLWLPLHVFNTLEDWYQEAIPACHGNLIFLMCHLFAMASTCVNPFIYGFLNINFKKDIKALVLTCHCRPPQGEPEPLPLSTVHTDLSKGPMRMGSKSNAM, via the coding sequence ATGAATACCTCTCATCTCATGGCCTCCCTTTCTCCGGCATTCCTACAAGGTAAGAATGGGACCAACCCACTGGATTCCCTCTATAATCTCTCTGACGGCTGCCAGGATTCGGCAGACCTGTTGGCCTTCATCATTACCACCTACAGCGTTGAGACCATCTTGGGGGTCCTAGGAAACCTCTGCTTGATATTCGTGACCACAAGGCAAAAGGAAAAGTCCAATGTGACCAACCTACTCATTGCCAACCTGGCCTTTTCTGACTTCCTCATGTGTCTCATCTGCCAGCCGCTCACGGTCACCTACACCATCATGGACTACTGGATCTTCGGCGAAGTCCTTTGCAAGATGTTAACGTTCATCCAGTGTATGTCGGTGACAGTCTCCATCCTCTCACTGGTCCTTGTGGCCCTGGAGAGGCACCAGCTCATTATCAACCCGACAGGCTGGAAACCCAGCATTTCCCAGGCCTACCTGGGGATTGTGGTCATCTGGGTCATTTCTTGTTTCCTCTCCTTGCCCTTCCTGGCCAATAGCATCCTGAACGACCTCCTCCACTACAACCACTCTAAGGTTGTGGAGTTTCTGGAAGACAAGGTCGTCTGCTTTGTGTCCTGGTCCTCGGATCACCACCGCCTCATCTACACCACCTTTCTGCTGCTCTTCCAGTACTGCGTCCCTCTGGCCTTCATCCTGGTCTGCTACGTGCGTATCTATCAGcgcctggagaggcagaggcgtGCGTTCCACACGCACGCTTGCAGCTCACGAGTGGGGCAGATGAGGCGGATCAATGGCATGCTCATGGCAATGGTGACTGCTTTTGCAGTTCTCTGGCTGCCCCTGCATGTGTTCAACACTCTGGAGGACTGGTACCAGGAGGCCATCCCTGCTTGCCATGGCAACCTCATCTTCTTGATGTGCCACCTGTTTGCCATGGCTTCCACCTGCGTCAACCCTTTCATCTATGGCTTTCTCAACATCAACTTCAAGAAGGACATCAAGGCTCTGGTTCTGACCTGCCATTGCAGGCCACCTCAAGGGGAGCCTGAGCCTCTGCCCCTGTCCACTGTGCACACGGACCTCTCCAAGGGACCTATGAGGATGGGTAGCAAGTCTAACGCCATGTAG